A stretch of the Vitis vinifera cultivar Pinot Noir 40024 chromosome 16, ASM3070453v1 genome encodes the following:
- the LOC100854498 gene encoding uncharacterized protein LOC100854498, whose translation MAKFNVVQKRRRAEKAQRKRAIHGDPVSAKLKNKPQPLSLSGKRKRKLFKRWRREQKEALEKGIVSMEDVEMAVSQGTSEETNKNSTKFNLKKSVKLKHLKRKGSRGKNKIKPSKQAAAEVPVEDAMVE comes from the exons ATGGCGAAGTTCAACGTGGTACAGAAGAGGAGGAGAGCCGAGAAGGCACAGAGAAAGAGAGCGATTCACGGCGATCCGGTCAGTGCCAAGCTCAAGAACAAGCCGCAGCCGCTCTCCCTCTCCGGCAAGCGCAAGCGCAAGCTCTTCAAGAGATGGCGCCGA GAGCAGAAGGAGGCTTTGGAGAAGGGTATTGTGAGTATGGAGGATGTGGAGATGGCTGTTTCCCAAG GAACATCTGAAGAAACCAACAAAAACTCAACAAAATTTAACTTGAAGAAGAGTGTGAAGCTCAAACATTTGAAACGCAAAGGCAGCAGAG GTAAGAACAAAATCAAACCTTCCAAACAAGCTGCAGCTGAAGTTCCAGTGGAGGACGCCATGGTAGAGTAA
- the LOC100258018 gene encoding D-xylose-proton symporter-like 2 isoform X2, with translation MIFIISEVGKSSGEIDGMQEPLIDGVGSSENYSVAAAILPFLFPALGGLLYGYDIGATSCALISIESSSLSGISWYDLSSVQIGLTTSGSLYGALIGSVLAFNIADFFGRRRELILAALLYLVGALVTAVAPSFIVMVIGRFVFGIGIGLSMHAAPMYIAETAPTQIRGRLISLKEFFIVLGMVVGYTVGSLLVDMVSGWRYMYGVSSPLSVIMGIGMWWLPASPRWLLLRAIQGKGNMQDLKENAIFCLCRLRGPAIGDSAPAQVDGILDELSSSEETKEASLGEMFHGKCLKALTIGGGLVLFQQITGQPSVLYYAASILESAGFSGASDATRVSILVGLLKLIMTAVAVLVVDKVGRRPLLLGGVSGIVISLFLLGSYYIYLGDAPAVAVIALLLYVGCYQLSFGPIGWLMISEIFPLRVRGRGLSIAVLVNFGANAIVTFSFSPLKALLGAGVLFYGFGVIAVLSLLFIFFFIPETKGLSLEEIEAKLL, from the exons ATTTCTATTCCCAGCCCTTGGAGGACTACTATACGGCTATGACATTGGTGCCACATCTTGTGCTCTAATTTCTATAGAG TCATCTTCATTAAGTGGAATCTCATGGTACGACTTGTCTTCTGTGCAAATTGGTCTCACA ACTAGTGGCTCATTATATGGTGCCTTGATTGGCTCTGTCTTGGCTTTTAATATTGCCGACTTCTTTG GAAGAAGGAGGGAGTTGATTCTTGCTGCTTTACTGTATCTTGTTGGAGCTCTAGTAACAGCAGTGGCACCTAGCTTCATTGTTATGGTGATTGGGCGTTTTGTATTTGGTATAGGAATTGGACTG TCAATGCATGCGGCCCCGATGTACATTGCTGAGACTGCTCCAACTCAAATACGAGGTCGACTAATCTCTCTCAAAGAGTTTTTTATAGTTTTGGGGATGGTT GTAGGCTATACAGTTGGTAGCCTTTTAGTTGACATGGTTTCCGGTTGGCGCTATATGTATGGAGTTAGTAGTCCTTTATCAGTGATTATGGGAATCGGAATGTGGTGGCTTCCAGCATCGCCTAGATGGTTACTTTTACGTGCTATACAGGGAAAAGGCAATATGCAGGATTTAAAAGAGAATGCCATATTTTGCTTGTGTCGGTTGAGGGGTCCAGCTATTGGGGATTCAGCTCCTGCTCAAGTAGATGGGATTCTAGATGAGCTTTCATCCAGCGAGGAAACAAAAGAAGCTTCACTTGGGGAAATGTTCCATGGAAAATGCTTGAAAGCCCTTACCATTGGTGGAGGATTAGTCTTATTTCAGCAG ATCACAGGGCAACCAAGTGTGCTATATTATGCGGCATCAATCCTTGAG AGTGCAGGATTCTCAGGAGCATCTGATGCAACACGTGTATCGATATTAGTTGGTTTATTGAAG ttGATTATGACTGCAGTGGCCGTCCTTGTTGTTGATAAAGTTGGAAGAAGACCTTTACTACTTGGAGGTGTTTCTGGCATC GTAATCTCATTATTCCTTCTGGGATCATATTACATTTACTTAGGTGATGCGCCTGCTGTGGCGGTGATTGCTCTGCTGTTGTATGTTGGGTGCTATCAG TTATCCTTCGGTCCTATTGGTTGGTTGATGATTTCCGAAATTTTCCCCTTACGTGTGAGAGGGCGAGGACTAAGCATTGCAGTGCTCGTGAACTTTGGTGCAAATGCAATAGTAACATTTTCGTTTTCCCCTCTGAAG GCACTGCTGGGAGCTGGAGTTTTGTTTTATGGATTTGGAGTCATAGCTGTGTTGTCTCTTCTTTTCATATTCTTCTTTATACCTGAAACAAAGGGACTCAGTCTTGAAGAAATCGAAGCCAAACTCCTCTAA
- the LOC100258018 gene encoding D-xylose-proton symporter-like 2 isoform X1 has translation MADLEQPSLTSLGKVGKSSGEIDGMQEPLIDGVGSSENYSVAAAILPFLFPALGGLLYGYDIGATSCALISIESSSLSGISWYDLSSVQIGLTTSGSLYGALIGSVLAFNIADFFGRRRELILAALLYLVGALVTAVAPSFIVMVIGRFVFGIGIGLSMHAAPMYIAETAPTQIRGRLISLKEFFIVLGMVVGYTVGSLLVDMVSGWRYMYGVSSPLSVIMGIGMWWLPASPRWLLLRAIQGKGNMQDLKENAIFCLCRLRGPAIGDSAPAQVDGILDELSSSEETKEASLGEMFHGKCLKALTIGGGLVLFQQITGQPSVLYYAASILESAGFSGASDATRVSILVGLLKLIMTAVAVLVVDKVGRRPLLLGGVSGIVISLFLLGSYYIYLGDAPAVAVIALLLYVGCYQLSFGPIGWLMISEIFPLRVRGRGLSIAVLVNFGANAIVTFSFSPLKALLGAGVLFYGFGVIAVLSLLFIFFFIPETKGLSLEEIEAKLL, from the exons ATTTCTATTCCCAGCCCTTGGAGGACTACTATACGGCTATGACATTGGTGCCACATCTTGTGCTCTAATTTCTATAGAG TCATCTTCATTAAGTGGAATCTCATGGTACGACTTGTCTTCTGTGCAAATTGGTCTCACA ACTAGTGGCTCATTATATGGTGCCTTGATTGGCTCTGTCTTGGCTTTTAATATTGCCGACTTCTTTG GAAGAAGGAGGGAGTTGATTCTTGCTGCTTTACTGTATCTTGTTGGAGCTCTAGTAACAGCAGTGGCACCTAGCTTCATTGTTATGGTGATTGGGCGTTTTGTATTTGGTATAGGAATTGGACTG TCAATGCATGCGGCCCCGATGTACATTGCTGAGACTGCTCCAACTCAAATACGAGGTCGACTAATCTCTCTCAAAGAGTTTTTTATAGTTTTGGGGATGGTT GTAGGCTATACAGTTGGTAGCCTTTTAGTTGACATGGTTTCCGGTTGGCGCTATATGTATGGAGTTAGTAGTCCTTTATCAGTGATTATGGGAATCGGAATGTGGTGGCTTCCAGCATCGCCTAGATGGTTACTTTTACGTGCTATACAGGGAAAAGGCAATATGCAGGATTTAAAAGAGAATGCCATATTTTGCTTGTGTCGGTTGAGGGGTCCAGCTATTGGGGATTCAGCTCCTGCTCAAGTAGATGGGATTCTAGATGAGCTTTCATCCAGCGAGGAAACAAAAGAAGCTTCACTTGGGGAAATGTTCCATGGAAAATGCTTGAAAGCCCTTACCATTGGTGGAGGATTAGTCTTATTTCAGCAG ATCACAGGGCAACCAAGTGTGCTATATTATGCGGCATCAATCCTTGAG AGTGCAGGATTCTCAGGAGCATCTGATGCAACACGTGTATCGATATTAGTTGGTTTATTGAAG ttGATTATGACTGCAGTGGCCGTCCTTGTTGTTGATAAAGTTGGAAGAAGACCTTTACTACTTGGAGGTGTTTCTGGCATC GTAATCTCATTATTCCTTCTGGGATCATATTACATTTACTTAGGTGATGCGCCTGCTGTGGCGGTGATTGCTCTGCTGTTGTATGTTGGGTGCTATCAG TTATCCTTCGGTCCTATTGGTTGGTTGATGATTTCCGAAATTTTCCCCTTACGTGTGAGAGGGCGAGGACTAAGCATTGCAGTGCTCGTGAACTTTGGTGCAAATGCAATAGTAACATTTTCGTTTTCCCCTCTGAAG GCACTGCTGGGAGCTGGAGTTTTGTTTTATGGATTTGGAGTCATAGCTGTGTTGTCTCTTCTTTTCATATTCTTCTTTATACCTGAAACAAAGGGACTCAGTCTTGAAGAAATCGAAGCCAAACTCCTCTAA